From the Ignavibacteriales bacterium genome, the window TTCTCGTGGTATAAAATAATCTGAGCTAATCTGATTCATACCATAAAAATATATGGTATATCCAAGAAAGTAAAGGGTTAAAATTTACTCTGAAATAGCATAGATTATTTTTTCACGGAAATTTGTATTATTCCATGTTTGGAGAGTTACTCTGATCATTTCGTAATATTTCTTTCTCTCGAGCAATAATTTCGCGATTAGTTTTTTTAAAAGGAGTAAGCTAAGTTTATTTTTAGGTGAAATATCATTAAATATAGACATTTCCATACGAAATTCAGTTATCTGCTCGTCTAAGATATCTCTATCATGTATTTCACCCAGTATTTCAACAAAATCCTTTACCTCTTTAGCTAACTTACCAAAACTTGGTCCATAAGCAAACCGAAAAAATTCCATAGCGTACCGGAGGGGTTTACCTTTAATACGCATCTTATGTAGCTCCTCTGAATTTTTGCTGTCGGGATTTTCCATAATTGGCTTTGCTAACCGCATTACCCTGTCGTAAAATCGGGGCACTATTAATAGTCCATTTGCCCTGATTCCTTGATTTAAATTTAAATACTTAATATCTCTAAATGATTTAATATTTAAAGTATTAACTTGTATTAGATACTTGTTGCTAAGATAATTTATTTCATTAATTACTTTGCTATTATTTATAGCATCTACTCTATGTCCTTTTGCCTGCTTTTTTAGCCGGGCAATAAGCAAATTTAATGTATCCGTTCGGGAATCCTTCTTGTGTTTCTTTAAAAACTTTTCTATAAGCTGGATCGAGACATCGTTTTCCCGTGCCTTTCCGAGTGATTTTATTATATCTTTGAGAGTGGATTTTCCTTTGTTTAATAGCGGTAAGGGAAGTATTTCGCCAATTGAGTCTAAGACTGTTTGAAGACGACGGGCTGACACACGTATATCGTGGATAATATTAGGATTGGATATTCCTTTTTTGTCGGTGGAAAGCGATACTAACTCCTTAACTCCATTATTTATTAATAGCTTTAAGGATTCATGTAATGGGCTGTCAGGATTTAATTCTTGTATGTCATTTGCCCTGGACATAAGAATTGTTTAATTGACGGATGGATCTTCAGGAAATGTAGATATAATCTTAAATTCGCCTCCCATATCTCGCAATAGGTCACTCCATAAACTATCCATATTTTCATCAAAAATCCTCGATTTATGGTCCTCTGTAACGATCCAGGAATCATAGTTCATTTCACCTTCCAATTGTCCCGGACTCCAGCCGGCATATCCCATATAAAATCTAAAGTCAGATGGATTTAATGAACCACTTGAGGCAAGTATTTTTACAGTTTCAAAGTTTCCGCCCCAAAAAAGCCCATTTCCTATCTCGTATCCGCCATCTATTTGATCACCGGCTCTGTGTATAAAATTGAGCATTTCCTGCTGAACCGGACCCCCGAGAAATACCGGAGCTTCGAAACCGGGCAGATCTTCTATTACGTCTCCCGCTTTAAGTTTTAAGGGCTTATTAACTATAAATCCTATGCTTCCCTCGTCATTATGTTCTGTAAGGTAAATTACCGATCTTTTAAAAATATCGTTCAAAAAGGGAGCCGAAATAAGTAATCTGCCTTTTGCGGGTTTATTGTAATTTTTGCCCATATACAAATTTAATTTTTTTGGGCTTATATAGCCATACAAATTAAACACTGAAACTGACATTTGGATTTCAATCCAAGCCATGCGGCTACTATGTTTCGACTTATTTTTCGTTGGAATTTAAACTAAATTTATGATAATTTTGTTTAGTAGGTTAGGCATAATTCGGGTAAATGAAAAGAAATTTTTACAACCTTTATTTTATTTTTTTTATAACAATAATTCTAACCGGCACTCTTCAGGCGCAGGTCTCGCGTCATTTTTCCTGGTTGCATCCAAAACCCCAGGGACAATCCATTAGAAATGTATTTACAATAGATCAAAATAAATGGTATGGCGTAACACTCTCCGGTGATTTTATTAGAACTATCGACGGGGGTGCGAGCTGGACCATTACTGATAATATAGGCGGAACAAATCTTTCGACAGGGAATCCTTTTGCGTTGTATGATCTTAATATGTTTGACGAAAAAACCGGAGTGATCTGCGGAGAAGATGGCTTACTTGCGCGCACTACAACAGCTGGGGTTACATGGGAAAAATTTTCCGTTCCTGATGATAATAGGGGTATCTGGTATGACTTCTTTTT encodes:
- a CDS encoding CHAD domain-containing protein, whose protein sequence is MSRANDIQELNPDSPLHESLKLLINNGVKELVSLSTDKKGISNPNIIHDIRVSARRLQTVLDSIGEILPLPLLNKGKSTLKDIIKSLGKARENDVSIQLIEKFLKKHKKDSRTDTLNLLIARLKKQAKGHRVDAINNSKVINEINYLSNKYLIQVNTLNIKSFRDIKYLNLNQGIRANGLLIVPRFYDRVMRLAKPIMENPDSKNSEELHKMRIKGKPLRYAMEFFRFAYGPSFGKLAKEVKDFVEILGEIHDRDILDEQITEFRMEMSIFNDISPKNKLSLLLLKKLIAKLLLERKKYYEMIRVTLQTWNNTNFREKIIYAISE
- a CDS encoding YqgE/AlgH family protein, coding for MGKNYNKPAKGRLLISAPFLNDIFKRSVIYLTEHNDEGSIGFIVNKPLKLKAGDVIEDLPGFEAPVFLGGPVQQEMLNFIHRAGDQIDGGYEIGNGLFWGGNFETVKILASSGSLNPSDFRFYMGYAGWSPGQLEGEMNYDSWIVTEDHKSRIFDENMDSLWSDLLRDMGGEFKIISTFPEDPSVN